The Rosa chinensis cultivar Old Blush chromosome 7, RchiOBHm-V2, whole genome shotgun sequence DNA segment AATATTATGTGTGGATTGTAGTAATTGGTCTAGAAAGTTGAAATACAAAATcagcatttttttttcccatcttTTATTGCATATGTTCCTGGAAATTCTCACTTTATAGTCTGATTGGAAATATCTGTTTGTAATTTGAGAGTGATTTTGAAATTAAATATCATTCAGCTTATAGCTGTTTCTTATGAAGATCAACATTTACAAGGTCATGCAGCTGTTATACTTACCTAAAATATCTCCTGTTCCGACCTTTTGCAGGGGCCTTACACAGTTACTCAGCACGAGGAACTGGCCAACAATACAATAAAAGCTCTATGCAACGCTGACACCTCAGAAAGAGTTTTTGTTGCTGGGAAGGATGTTTCACTGCCAGAAACTAATATTAGGAACCCCAGGGTTCCCCTTAGAAATATTGGTGGATTAAGAGTGTCACAGCGCCCACTCCTTGCCTTCTTTGCAGGACGCATGCATGGCAGAGTCCGCCCGATACTTCTCAAGTACTGGCGGGACAAACATGAGGACATGAAAATCTATGGGCCTCTGCCCTCTAGAATCTCCCGAAAGATGTCATATATCCAGCATATGAAGTCAAGTAAATTTTGTATTTGCCCAATGGGGTATGAAGTGAACAGCCCTAGGATCATTGAAGCCATATATTATGAGTGTGTCCCAGTGATAATTGCAGATAATTTCCCCCCTCCTTTGAGCGACGTGCTAGACTGGAGCAAATTTTCTGTTATTGTGGCTGAGAAGGATATCCCCAAGTTACGAGAGATTTTATCGGCTATTCCTATGAGAAGATACATGGCAATGCAAACAAATGTGAAAATGGTGAAAAGGCATTTTCTTTGGAATCGAAGGCCAATCAGATATGATTTATTCCATATGATTCTGCATTCCATCTGGTTAAGCAGATTGAGCCAGATTCAAATCCCAGAATCCTAGTATATGTTTAACAAGTGCTCTAGAGGATGTTAACTTCTCAAAATAGGTTTAGTTCGAATGAGGAGCTGTTTAGAGCAAGACTAGTGACTAAGATGCAAGTCCAAGAAGGGAAGCGACTGCTAATATTATGAAGGACTTCAACCAGCACTGGGGGCGTGCAACAGTTGTTTCATGGTTGGTGTCCCAAGTTCTTTGAACTGAAACATGGATGAATATTTTCTGGGATGACGAGGGTGGATGCCAAACTGAAAATTCTTACTGCAGGTATGCCTTTAATAATGCAAATGGATGCTTGACTCTTTGGCTTGTGACTAATAACTCTAAACTCCCatagtctttatttttttttggagactGCAGTGCTGGTAGCATATGGGTTCTTGTCACATGCATCGTAGGGGCTTCGGCTTTGCGTCTGTGgccctttttatttatttattattattattttttaagtcAATAGGTGAGGAGAAAAAAGAGTCCTGGATTGCATTTCAGGATACAGAGAAAAGCCACCATCCCTTGATCTGctaatcaattaaaaaaaaaaaaaaaaaaaaaaaagcttattGATAGAgtattttctattgtttgtaCTCAGTGTAGTGTAgtatatttgatgtttaatttcTGAAATCAGTGTGACCAACTTTTTAATACAACATTGATTTGCTCATCCATTGCAGGAAAGATGAAATGCATGAGTCTCCATAGCTTCTCAAACAAAGCTCTGATGTTCCATTACAATTTTTTGATCATTGCCCTTTATACCATATACAGATGACCCTATATGCTTCCATTATGCAAGTTGAGTTTGCCTTTGTTCTAGAAGTAAGCAATAATTCTTGACGCTGAAATTGAAATCATTTAGAACAAACATTTGGGATTCTCGCAAACAAGTTATATACATACAGGATAGGTGGTTCTTATTGTGGGGTGCGATTTTGATGTTTTCTTTATGTACAGATAGTGTTTTCCTTTTGTTGGAGAATATTTTGAGTTGGAAGTCTGTAAATAGTGCTGCCGACATGTAAATCATTTtcgaacaattttttttatataaccTGACCTGCATACCGATCATGTAGGTTCTTATATATGAACAGTTATGACTTTGATGCtttcaaattattattattattattattatttttatgcgAAAAGACTATATATCAAGAAATTCGGAAGCTCCGGGAGCACCAGAATCGAAGAGCAAAGCTCTAGAAGCTTCAGCTAGATATCTATCAATCCAAGTGATGCCATCATAGTATGCATGATCTAAGTTTGCAAACAAGTCTGCTACAAAGTTAGCCTCtcttaaaacatgcttaaatgAAACAGAAGCTAAATTGGCGGGTGTTGCTAtttgtacccagcaaatttcttTGTATACCCAGCAACACAATTTTTAttcttaatttttcatttttaccccttgtttaaattttaaaaaaaaagaagaggaaacttGTACCCTGCTGTCGTGACTCGTCTCTTCCTCCCCATATTTCTCATTGGCTAGCCGCTGTCACACCCTCAAAGCCTTCTTCATTGAAGGGAGGATCTTCTTTAATCTTTTTCAAGGCCTCATACAAAGGCTTCTACTTTTGCTgatgcttcttttttttcttttttttctttttttggtgaaattgcTTCTTCGTATGAAATGTTAGATAAATGTTGCTCACTCATTTGAATTTTAACATATGAGAATTTCCTATCTCGTTATCAATTCATTAGTTTGTATACATATTATCAGTTAGAAAAATGAATCAATAACAATATATGAACTATGACGGTAAAAATGAGAGGTGAGAGATAGAAGTGGAATGATCCGACTTGCTAGCTAAGAGTAGATTCTTTCTGATCTGGATTGTCTCCAGGattagagaaagagaaaaacggaaaaaagaagagaatatagagagagaagaagaagaataagagatGATGGAAGGCCTTTTCCTTCCTGTTGGAGTGCAGGTGCAGTCGTGCAGATGTGTAGTTACTAttgtttgtatttgtttttttatttttaatttattaaaatagAGGGTGTTATGAGAAATAAAGGGCAAAAATTATGCTGCTAGGTATGATTAGATTTTTGTTGGATACATTTAGAAACACCAACAACTTCAATAATCTCCAAGGTCGTTGGCAGACTCCATTAACCGTATTAATGACTAATTTGGTGTCTCCTTCCACTTCAATTCTTGCGAACCCTTTCTCATGCTTTCAAATTTTATCTACAGGATTATCTACAAATTTTAAGTGTACTTTGCTTATCTGATGTGATTGCTCTGCTAGCTAATGTCAGGATAGGACCTAATGCTACCAACTTTCAATTTTCAACCAACTAGCCTTTTAAAAACTCGAAAGGACACCTTTTCTAAATATTCCTTTTATGTCCGAGTCAAAAAATGATGTGACAGTACATGCTGTGTCCTCACTTGAAACAATGACACAAATCATCATCATTTTGGACCCTAATTAGAATTTGTGCTCCCGCCACATTGATGCAAGAGTCTTAAATGTTGTCATCTATCAATGTCAAATATAACGTTTTTTAGGAGTGGATTTGGATACAAATGTGAGAACTGTAACACTGTGAAATAGAGTAATGCTCTTACTCATACTTGTGTAGTTCTGTTAAATATTCTCATTTCGCATTGCTACTCATGAATCATCATACgtagaaaaactaaaaattaaaaaaaaaaaaaaaaaaagtccgaatagaaatgtcaaattttGGTTTGAATATTGTACACAAAATCGATCTCAAGAAGTTCTTCCTCTAGATCCAGTGGGCAGAACTTAAACATGTAGAGTCATAAACCTCAAGCTTTCAATTAAAATAACAAAGTTGACTCCGTAATCTATACCAACGATGCACCAATTATAAAGCTTACTTTCTTCGTGGGAAATAAACCAGCATATGAGCATGCATGTCATGGTGATGATGATAATGGTGGCCTTGATTGCTGCCGCTGCTGCTGATTTTTAAGGGCACTTAGATTTATGTTGACTCTGGCTTTCCTTGGGCATTGCCTGTATCATAAAATACTAAGTTCTTTAATTATTATAGCTTGGAGGATTTCAACTTTGAAGAGATCGATTGGAACAGAAAATCATAATCCTATAATACTACTTGAGCATCTATTGTGTTCTTGAAGTAGAATCAATTTTCTCAAAGAGGTAAGCGCATTTGAGTTTAGAGGGAAAAGGAGGAACCACAAATGACTTTTGTTTAAATTTGTTTTGacaatgacattttttttttttaatgagagCAACTTTAAGAGACTCTGATGAAATTGATTGACTGTTTAAGAATAGGCGagtcaagaaaaacaaaaacagttaAAGAGACTGGTCAAATCAATTATAAAGCTATGAGAGATTTTTGAAGattcaatttcacagaaaagaTGTTCACAATAACCCTTAATCATATATCAAACTCACAGATAATTCATAATTGACGGCTtgaattatattttttttaaaagcaccaaataattaattcaacAAGTTTATAGAGTCTGGATCCTATGCTGATGTCTTTTGGGTTCAAATTGTACTTATTTAGACAGTATcatcatgattttttttctttccaaattcagCTTAACACACTCATGTTATAATAACTGTATTGCTTAATAATATCATTACTTGACAACTAGATTTTACAGCAAAAACCTTAGATCCCAAAGCATTAAGTATGGATACATATGTATAtagagaaataaaataaaaaaacagaaaataaaataaaaatgcagGTGACACATTTGTATGAATTACAAGATATAAGATACTCTATTTTCTGTCAGATGAAATGATTTTAGATTTAATCTTGCGCAATTTTAGAACAATTCTTTTTAGAAAATGAAATTCGCACTCCCTAATTTGCTatccaaactctttttttttctagttgAAAATTTATAAATAGACAAAGTTTAAGATACTAAAAATTGAAATATGAAATATGAATTGTAAATggagagtgtgaatttcactcgcCCTTCTTTTTGCGGTACATGCATGTACGACATgcataaatcactaatttgagAACGTACGTTTTACACAATACACAGAACATAATTTTCACACAAGAACTCATTTTACCCCGACATTATCATCTTCTTGCTCAAGGCCAACTTTTTCTTAATTAGTAGCTTCAACAACTGTTGAGCTAAAAACACACTTATGGACCAAAGATTTGATGGCTCGATGTTGAGTGAACTATAAATGATTTGTACAAGCTTAATGGCAAGACAGATGCTGTACTTGTTACAATAGACATGTACACATGGCGTCTACGTACAGTTCTGTCTTGTTGCAATGGGGCGCCACAGAACCACATAACTGGGTGGTGTAGCTGTCTGTTTGGTCACAGTCAGATTGTACTTATCCCATAAACATTAATTAGCCTCTAGCTCCAGATTAGGAGACTCGTTTTTTTAAGGCCACAAAAACACATAATAAAGAACTGAGCACTTATTGTCGTTAAAATTGTACACAGAAGAATCAAATCGTCTTCATATTAATTATTAATAATTTCCACTtttctattcatttattttatttttttcttgaaatgGGAAAAGAAAACCCACACTCATTATAATTAATTACACAATGCTCACCTTGTTATTTTCTCTGTAAGCAGCAGCCATGGGGTCTTCATCAAGCTCAAGAAACTTGTTCACCCACTCCAACCCATACGAGCCTTCAGTGGAGAAGTCAAAGAACTCGTTCACATCGAAGTTACCATCCGAACTTGTTCCTAACTTTACTCGTTCTTCTTCGTCTTTGTCTGCTGGAACACTACTTGTCTCGTTTAATGCCTTCTGGGGAGGAGTAGTGGTCGTAGTACTAGTGGTACTAGTCTCTTGCGCTGCCGAAGCCAATGTAGCTTTCTCATTCTTCTGCTTTATTTTCTTGCTCAAATGTGAATTCCAGTAGTTCTTTATTTCATTGTCTGTTCGGCCTGGGAGTCTCCCCGCAATCAACGACCACCTACACAAGTTCGACAATTCAACTTTAGATTGACAGTCTGAAAACATAACATCCCATTGGCACATTGGGAATGCATTTGTATGATGATGATGGCCGGACTAACCAACCTGTTTCCGAGTAGCTTATGAAGACGAAGTATCAAgtcctcttcatcatcagatATGTTTCCTCTCTTGATATTCGGTCTCAGGTAGTTCAACCATCTCAGTCTGCAACTCTTTCCACATCGATTCAAACCTGCAGCATTAAAAATATTAACGATTAATTAGTGAAAGACATGATGAAGCCTTTGTGGGTTTAAGTAGCTAAAACTAGGtacagctagctagctagctagctaactaGGACTGAGAACTAGACCTGCTATGGAAGCCACAGTCTTCCACCTCTTGGCACCATGGATTTCAATGTACTCTGCAAGTTTTCTATCTTCTTCTGCAGTCCAGGCTCCTTTGTTCATAACCTTTTTTGTGGATCCGTCGTTCTTTGGAGCCATATCACTTGTCGCCGAGAGAAAACTTTCTAGctacagagagagagatgcttAAATTGGGTGGTATTGGAAATATCAGCTAGATAGTGAGAGAGACACTGATGACTGTTGGTTGATCTATGACACAGATCGAAGTCAGTGCTTATATATATGCTGCAGGCTTGGCTACTATTGctcccagaaagaaaaaaaaaaatatatatatatatatatatatatatatatatatatatgaagagtCAGCAAGTCCATCTCCGTTCTATCTACccttctagagagagagagagggagggatgagagagaagcTCTAAGAAAAAGTCCCAACTACCAGTACAACAGATCCTGAGAGAAAGGGAAGTAGaatataactattttttttctatCGCCTTTCTGTCCTATTAAATGCTTGTGCAATTGCGCACTGCCTTCATTTCTTGCCTCTACTTTCtcagatcatcatcatcatcatcatgagatgaattatttgttatttatttttgaatgaatgaaaattaaaaagaacgGATACTTTTCCTTTGAATCTAGAAACTTTACTAGGAACCCAATTCAATTTTACATCTAATCATTACTCATTAGTGCATGGGTCATTAACTAAACATGTTTTAGTATTTTCTTCTTATTTGCCAAGAAAAGAAATGTGTTCTTTTAGAAATGGGTATGTTCAAATTTGAAGCACGGTTATAACAAACTGTAAGTCTAGGACTTTTTGATGATCTTAATTGAGGGGGTTGGGGGTTGAGTGGGGCACATGGTGCCAAGCTTCAGTTTCTATTGGAGGTCTTTGTAGTTTATAATCAAATTTTTTAACCGACACTATCCACAGATATCTATAGTTGTAGTTCACTTGTCGTTCACAAATTAAGTGATTAGGTCCATGTGTTGCACACATATTTAACTCAAAGGTGAAAGGTGgttttatatatgctatatgACTTTCAGAGTCATGTGAAAGTCTGCAGACAAATTGTCAGAATATACCCAATACTATTTTTTTGTTTGCTAAGATAGACTAAATTAGAagatgagagtttctattgagacctccaaatctgctcacttgacctcattctattatgaattattaaatgacatatataacctaccaTAAAATGattattaaggacaataattataccaaaaaaatattatatttattttatgtagactttccaattcaataatattagattgtattctatattattttccttacctattttcatttttcaatttcactacatactcattaaaacattcatatatatttaataagaattaaatatataaaaatgtattaagatcatgtgacataaaaatatatgatatatatgttgaacgcatattggtgagggaaaacaaaataattcctcttatgatttatgacctaaatctaagtcaatcaattatatttgttaaaaaaataataataataataaataaataaataaaataaaaataaaaatatttaaataattaatcatgtggtacaaaaaatacagaaaattttttttttaaatgaatgattttttttttttgagaataaaaacaaatgatttcttcaatttttttttgcacaactaaaatagaaaaaaaaaaacataatagttcatggcattttcttattgattagacattaatttttgaaactcaagtttgattaagaaatgtatatttagctacgatttatagagtgattaaatcattgaaatgactaaattttttattttaaagataataatttgtttgcaaattatatgagtgaggttatttgaggaagttttagtgaggtttagtgagtaaatttagtatttgaaaatttgataagaagtgtaaaaagcatagaggtcaagtgagtaaatttagaggttccaatagaaaaactcttagaATATAGACTTGTAGACATTGGTGTAAGGCATCCTTTTTACAATTTAAAACCACAATGCCATGAAACTCGAAcatcagattttttttctttttcttcttctaaattATATTGATTTCATCAGAGTTTGGGCTCATATGTTAAGAATTATATTGTGGAGAAGGTACGTTCCgattgggaagaagaagagatatgaGGTGAGAAAATGAGGCTCTGTAGTTGACCTGGTTAGGTCATTGTTTAAAAAGGTCTGGCATCCGCAGATCCGCTTCAATTGGTATCAAAGTTagcaactttttaaagagtgaGAGAAAGTGGGGAAAAAAATGGCAGATAAATTCAGGATGTGATCAGGAGGTTTCTAATAAAACAAAATTATACCTTTACGTCACGTTCCAGAAAA contains these protein-coding regions:
- the LOC112175858 gene encoding transcription factor WER, with protein sequence MAPKNDGSTKKVMNKGAWTAEEDRKLAEYIEIHGAKRWKTVASIAGLNRCGKSCRLRWLNYLRPNIKRGNISDDEEDLILRLHKLLGNRWSLIAGRLPGRTDNEIKNYWNSHLSKKIKQKNEKATLASAAQETSTTSTTTTTPPQKALNETSSVPADKDEEERVKLGTSSDGNFDVNEFFDFSTEGSYGLEWVNKFLELDEDPMAAAYRENNKAMPKESQSQHKSKCP